GCTATGCAACCCCCCCCACAAGACCCATATACTTACAGGGGGTCCAGCGCTTCCGCGAGCGCCTTTGGGACCGGGAGCACCAACAGCACCCTGCAGGttgggggaggaagggaggggtGAGCAACACTGTGGAGACATCTCCTTGGGGGGCACCTGGGGGGGGGACTTACGGCAGGGCCGGGAGCACCAGTGGGGCCAGCAGGGCCAGGGGGACCAGCGTCACCTTTGGCTCCAGCATCCCCAGTTTCACCTTTAGCACCAGGCTGACCATCGGCACCCTAAGGGACAGAGCATTGGGGTGAGCGGGGGTCAAGTGTGGGGTGGGGGGATCCGGGGGGAGCGCATCTGTCAGGACACTTACAGGAGGGCCAGCAAATCCAGCAGGACCGGGGGGGCCGGGCTCACCACGGTCACCCTAAGGGGGGGAAAGAAGGATAATGGCCATCACATCGGGTATGGGGTGGCCAAGGATGTCAGCACGGCTGTGCCATGCAGTGTGCGGACACTTACAGGAGCACCACGGGCACCAGTGGGCCCAGCAGGGCCGGGGGGCCAGCTTCACCCTGACggaggggaggaagaggagaaaaggcCATGAGGTCAGAGCAGTGGTATGGGGTTGGTGGGGGGCGCGGGGACACCTCCCCATAGCATCCAGATGAAGGATGTCCCCACCTTGTCACCGGGAGCACCAGCGGGGCCGGGGGGGCCGATGGGGCCGGTCAGACCACGGAGACCATCTTTGCCAGGAGCGCCGTCAGCACCTTTGGGACCGGGGTCACCCTGCGTGGGGGGAGAAGGCACAGAGGGTCACATGTGGGGTACGGCCCGGAGCGTCCCACTGCTCTGCGCCCCATAAGGACCACCACACCCGCACCCCCCCCTTGGCTTAGGGAAGAGCCACGCTGGGACACGAGTGGCCCTGGATGCCCCTCCAGNNNNNNNNNNNNNNNNNNNNNNNNNNNNNNNNNNNNNNNNNNNNNNNNNNNNNNNNNNNNNNNNNNNNNNNNNNNNNNNNNNNNNNNNNNNNNNNNNNNNNNNNNNNNNNNNNNNNNNNNNNNNNNNNNNNNNNNNNNNNNNNNNNNNNNNNNNNNNNNNNNNNNNNNNNNNNNNNNNNNNNNNNNNNNNNNNNNNNNNNNNNNNNNNNNNNNNNNNNNNNNNNNNNNNNNNNNNNNNNNNNNNNNNNNNNNNNNNNNNNNNNNNNNNNNNNNNNNNNNNNNNNNNNNNNNNNNNNNNNNNNNNNNNNNNNNNNNNNNNNNNNNNNNNNNNNNNNNNNNNNNNNNNNNNNNNNNNNNNNNNNNNNNNNNNNNNNNNNNNNNNNNNNNNNNNNNNNNNNNNNNNNNNNNNNNNNNNNNNNNNNNNNNNNNNNNNNNNNNNNNNNNNNNNNNNNNNNNNNNNNNNNNNNNNNNNNNNNNNNNNNNNNNNNNNNNNNNNNNNNNNNNNNNNNNNNNNNNNNNNNNNNNNNNNNNNNNNNNNNNNNNNNNNNNNNNNNNNNNNNNNNNNNNNNNNNNNNNNNNNNNNNNNNNNNNNNNNNNNNNNNNNNNNNNNNNNNNNNNNNNNNNNNNNNNNNNNNNNNNNNNNNNNNNNNNNNNNNNNNNNNNNNNNNNNNNNNNNNNNNNNNNNNNNNNNNNNNNNNNNNNNNNNNNNNNNNNNNNNNNNNNNNNNNNNNNNNNNNNNNNNNNNNNNNNNNNNNNNNNNNNNNNNNNNNNNNNNNNNNNNNNNNNNNNNNNNNNNNNNNNNNNNNNNNNNNNNNNNNNNNNNNNNNNNNNNNNNNNNNNNNNNNNNNNNNNNNNNNNNNNNNNNNNNNNNNNNNNNNNNNNNNNNNNNNNNNNNNNNNNNNNNNNNNNNNNNNNNNNNNNNNNNNNNNNNNNNNNNNNNNNNNNNNNNNNNNNNNNNNNNNNNNNNNNNNNNNNNNNNNNNNNNNNNNNNNNNNNNNNNNNNNNNNNNNNNNNNNNNNNNNNNNNNNNNNNNNNNNNNNNNNNNNNNNNNNNNNNNNNNNNNNNNNNNNNNNNNNNNNNNNNNNNNNNNNNNNNNNNNNNNNNNNNNNNNNNNNNNNNNNNNNNNNNNNNNNNNNNNNNNNNNNNNNNNNNNNNNNNNNNNNNNNNNNNNNNNNNNNNNNNNNNNNNNNNNNNNNNNNNNNNNNNNNNNNNNNNNNNNNNNNNNNNNNNNNNNNNNNNNNNNNNNNNNNNNNNNNNNNNNNNNNNNNNNNNNNNNNNNNNNNNNNNNNNNNNNNNGGGGACACAGATACTCACAGTGGGGCCGGGGGGACCCTGGGCACCGGCTTCACCATCCTTACCAGCAGCACCCTGAGGGGGGAAGAGGGGCTCAGAGCACTGCATGCACCCCTGGGTGCTGGGAGTGCATGGGGCAGAGAGCTGTGAGTCTATAGGGCTGCGCTGTGAGCCTATGGGGCAGAGAGCTGTGAACTTATGGGGCAGAGAGCTGTGAACTTATGGGGCTGTGCACTGTGAGcctatggggctgagctgtgatCCCATGGGACAGAGAGCTCTGAACCTACGGGGCTGTGAgtctatggggctgagctgtgatCCCATGGGACAGAGAGCTCTGAGcctatggggctgagctgtgaaCCTATGGGGCTGTGAGTCTATGGGGCTCAGATGTGATCCCATGGGACAGAGAGCTCTGAACttatggggctgagctgtgaaCCTACGGGGCTGTGAATCTATGGGGCTGTGCACTGTGAGCCTatggggctgtgctctgtgagcCTATGGGGCAGAGAGCTGTGAACCTACGGGGCTATGAGTCTATGGGGCTGTGCACTGTGAGCCTATAGGGCTGAGCTGTGAGCCTACAGGGCTGTGAGTCTATGGATTCTATAAGTTtatggagctgtgctgtgagccCATGGGGCCATGCCCTGTAAGtctatggggctgtgctgtaCTGTGAGGTTATGGGACTGCACTGTGAGCCACGGGGCTGTGCTGTAAGTCTATGGGGCTGTGCTAGGCTGTGAGAttatggggctgtgtgctgtgaaTTTATGGGGCTGGGCTGTGAGCCCATAGGGCTGTGCACTGTGAGCctatggggctgtgtgctgtaagtccatggggctgtgctgcgAGTCTATAGGGCCAAGCACTGCGACTTTTGGGGCTGTTCTGTGATGGGGCCACGCACTGTGAACCTATAGGGCTACAGCGTGAGCCTAAGGGGCTGTGCTATGAGCCCATGGGGCCATGCCTTGGAATTCCATAGGGCCATACACTGTGAGtctatggggctgtgctgtgagccTATGGGGCCATGCGCTGTGAGCCTATAGGGTTATAGTGGGAGCCTACGGGGCTGTGCTATGAGCCCATGGGGCCACGCACTGTGAGCatatggggctgtgctgtgagcctatggggctgagctgtgaggTGTGGGGCAGGACTGAACTGCGGCATCCCTGGAAGGAGATTCCTGCCACgtcacctccctgctgccctggatcctgagctgctggcagcctccAGCCTGGACCGATGGCCACCAGAGCTGCTGTTCCCAAACCCCATTTGGTTTTCTGGCCCCATAGAGCTGCCCCCAGGAATACTCACAACAGCACCAGGGGGGCCAGGAGCTCCTCTCTCACCGGGTTTGCCAGGTTCACCCTAAAAGCAAGAgagtggtgtgagatgtgtgtCAAAATCACAGCACCGTGGAATGGACCCCCCCACACCCCCATATAGGGACACGTCCCCTgagccccctcctcccccccaaatATGGGACTCCGTGAGAGCTTCGTGCCACAGATCTGACATGAAGTCCTTGTGAACTTGTGCACCTCGTGCATCCCTGAACCTGTGGGCAGACCAACCCCCCCTATTTGAGCATCCCATCCTCGTGTACTCACCGCAGCACCTTTGGGACCGGGGAAACCCATCACACCAGCTTGACCTCTGGCTCCGGGGNNNNNNNNNNNNNNNNNNNNNNNNNNNNNNNNNNNNNNNNNNNNNNNNNNNNNNNNNNNNNNNNNNNNNNNNNNNNNNNNNNNNNNNNNNNNNNNNNNNNNNNNNNNNNNNNNNNNNNNNNNNNNNNNNNNNNNNNNNNNNNNNNNNNNNNNNNNNNNNNNNNNNNNNNNNNNNNNNNNNNNNNNNNNNNNNNNNNNNNNNNNNNNNNNNNNNNNNNNNNNNNNNNNNNNNNNNNNNNNNNNNNNNNNNNNNNNNNNNNNNNNNNNNNNNNNNNNNNNNNNNNNNNNNNNNNNNNNNNNNNNNNNNNNNNNNNNNNNNNNNNNNNNNNNNNNNNNNNNNNNNNNNNNNNNNNNNNNNNNNNNNNNNNNNNNNNNNNNNNNNNNNNNNNNNNNNNNNNNNNNNNNNNNNNNNNNNNNNNNNNNNNNNNNNNNNNNNNNNNNNNNNNNNNNNNNNNNNNNNNNNNNNNNNNNNNNNNNNNNNNNNNNNNNNNNNNNNNNNNNNNNNNNNNNNNNNNNNNNNNNNNNNNNNNNNNNNNNNNNNNNNNNNNNNNNNNNNNNNNNNNNNNNNNNNNNNNNNNNNNNNNNNNNNNNNNNNNNNNNNNNNNNNNNNNNNNNNNNNNNNNNNNNNNNNNNNNNNNNNNNNNNNNNNNNNNNNNNNNNNNNNNNNNNNNNNNNNNNNNNNNNNNNNNNNNNNNNNNNNNNNNNNNNGCCGGGGCGGCCATCCTGACCAGCGGGACCCTGAGGTGGGGAGAGCAAAGAGTCCGTCAGTGAACCGCACGGTTAGGGGGTGAGGGGGGGGGGCTATAGCCGTTACTTACCGGGGGTCCGGTTTTGCCGTCGGGACCGGGGCTGCCGGGGCTTCCAGTCAGACCCTGGGAGGAGCGTTAGGGCCGGGTTAGGGCACGGGGTTCGGGGTGGGCTTTGGGGGTGGACGTGGGCAGGGCCGGCAGTTGGCTCTGCCCACCGCACCGTGCCCCCGCCGCGCTCACCTTGGCGCCGGGGAGACCGGGTTCTCCGGGGCGTCCGGCTTCACCGGGAGATCCTTTGGGGCCGACGGCACCGGGGGAACCGCGCTCTCCGGGGGGACCCTGAGGGAGAACGGAGGTTATCGAGATCCGGGATGGGGAGGGGGCACGGAGCTGCGCCGAcgcaggaaggaaaaaaacccaccttgGGACCGGCGATGCCGTCAGCACCGGGGAAACCGCGGCTGCCGGGAGCGCCCTGCGAGGGACGGGAGAGCGGTCAGAGCGGGGTGGGGGACcctatggggcacagctgtggggctgagccgCCGAGATGCTCCAAGGAAACCTCGAGGTGCGTGGGATGCCCGCGGGGACATCGGCGTTTCCATCGGGCTGAAGCGGGGGGAGGACGACGCGGACTCACCCGTTCTCCTGCAGGACCGGGCAGCCCAGCAGGGCCGGGCTCTCCACGAGCTCCTCTCTTGCCTTCCTCACCGGCGGGGCCGGGGGGGCCTTNNGGAGAGCGGGGTGAGCGGCCGCGAGGAGACGCTGAGCCGGGGCTGCGCTGAGCGTCGGTGGCTCCTGGGGACACTTACGGGTTCGCCTTTGGCTCCGGTGTCACCTTTGTTGCCTGGAGCGCCGGGTTCACCCTGGGAAAGAGGAGGGGAGATGCTTAGAACCGTGTTGGCgggagaggggagggggtgCTGAGGCCCCCCAGCCCCGGTGCTGGCAGCTCGTAGCGCCGTGGGGGTGCGGAGATGAGCCCGGGTGGGGCGGCGCATCGATGGACCAAAGGATGGAGCCGTCCCAAAGCCATCGACCCAGCgccccatctccatcccagcGCTGGAGCGAAGGGCTGAGACCCCACCAcggggtggggggtgggggggatgCGGAGGTACTCACGCTGTTCCCTTTGGGTCCGGGAGCACCGCTGGGACCTTGGGGTCCGGAGGGACCGCGAGCACCGGGGAAGCCGGGGGCACCGGCGATGCCAGGAGCGCCCTGAGGGACAGGCANNNNNNNNNNNNNNNNNNNNNNNNNNNNNNNNNNNNNNNNNNNNNNNNNNNNNNNNNNNNNNNNNNNNNNNNNNNNNNNNNNNNNNNNNNNNNNNNNNNNNNNNNNNNNNNNNNNNNNNNNNNNNNNNNNNNNNNNNNNNNNNNNNNNNNNNNNNNNNNNNNNNNNNNNNNNNNNNNNNNNNNNNNNNNNNNNNNNNNNNNNNNNNNNNNNNNNNNNNNNNNNNNNNNNNNNNNNNNNNNNNNNNNNNNNNNNNNNNNNNNNNNNNNNNNNNNNNNNNNNNNNNNNNNNNNNNNNNNNNNNNNNNNNNNNNNNNNNNNNNNNNNNNNNNNNNNNNNNNNNNNNNNNNNNNNNNNNNNNNNNNNNNNNNNNNNNNNNNNNNNNNNNNNNNNNNNNNNNNNNNNNNNNNNNNNNNNNNNNNNNNNNNNNNNNNNNNNNNNNNNNNNNNNNNNNNNNNNNNNNNNNNNNNNNNNNNNNNNNNNNNNNNNNNNNNNNNNNNNNNNNNNNNNNNNNNNNNNNNNNNNNNNNNNNNNNNNNNNNNNNNNNNNNNNNNNNNNNNNNNNNNNNNNNNNNNNNNNNNNNNNNNNNNNNNNNNNNNNNNNNNNNNNNNNNNNNNNNNNNNNNNNNNNNNNNNNNNNNNNNNNNNNNNNNNNNNNNNNNNNNNNNNNNNNNNNNNNNNNNNNNNNNNNNNNNNNNNNNNNNNNNNNNNNNNNNNNNNNNNNNNNNNNNNNNNNNNNNNNNNNNNNNNNNNNNNNNNNNNNNNNNNNNNNNNNNNNNNNNNGGGCTCCCCGATACTCACAGCGGGACCGGATGGACCGGGGCGGCCTCTCTCGCCGGGAAGACCGCGAGGACCCTGCGGAGGACAGAAGGGTGGGGTCAGGGTGGCTGCTTTCCCTTCAGCATCTCTGTGCCCCCTGCCCCCAATGATGCTCTCATTCATTGCTAagccccccctcccccagcacCCCTAGGGATGCAGCCCCTCAGGGGGCACCGTGTCCCCCCCTTCACTGTGTCTCCCAGCACCCACCCAGCACCCACCCAGCACCCACCCAGCACCCACCCAGCACTCACCATCTGCCCAGGAGCGCCGTTCTCTCCAGGGCTGCCAGGCTCACCCTAGGAcaacaaataataataacaacaatatgTAAAAAAATTGGGGTTTTCTGCCCCAAAGTGGGAGCAGCGGGACCCCGCAGtgggggtgggtgggtgggtgagctgctccagcagcactgctcaccttGGGACCAGCGGGGCCAGGCTCACCCTTGGCACCATCCAAACCACTGAAGCCCTGGGGGGCGGAGGAGGGAGGTCAGCATCAGTGCCCCCCAGCCCCCACCCCCCAGCTCATAGGCTGGGTGTTGGGGTTCCGTGGGGGTTTCCCCGACTTGAGGGTGTTCCCAGTTCGCCCCACGTCTCATGGGTGCAGTGGGGGGGGGGGATGCAGAACTCACTCTGTGTCCCTTCATGCCCGGCAGACCAGCAGTTCCAGGGAGACCGCGTGCACCCTACAAGGAAAGGCCGTGGGGTGACACAGAGCCCCGCGGTGNNNNNNNNNNNNNNNNNNNNNNNNNNNNNNNNNNNNNNNNNNNNNNNNNNNNNNNNNNNNNNNNNNNNNNNNNNNNNNNNNNNNNNNNNNNNNNNNNNNNNNNNNNNNNNNNNNNNNNNNNNNNNNNNNNNNNNNNNNNNNNNNNNNNNNNNNNNNNNNNNNNNNNNNNNNNNNNNNNNNNNNNNNNNNNNNNNNNNNNNNNNNNNNNNNNNNNNNNNNNNNNNNNNNNNNNNNNNNNNNNNNNNNNNNNNNNNNNNNNNNNNNNNNNNNNNNNNNNNNNNNNNNNNNNNNNNNNNNNNNNNNNNNNNNNNNNNNNNNNNNNNNNNNNNNNNNNNNNNNNNNNNNNNNNNNNNNNNNNNNNNNNNNNNNNNNNNNNNNNNNNNNNNNNNNNNNNNNNNNNNNNNNNNNNNNNNNNNNNNNNNNNNNNNNNNNNNNNNNNNNNNNNNNNNNNNNNNNNNNNNNNNNNNNNNNNNNNNNNNNNNNNNNNNNNNNNNNNNNNNNNNNNNNNNNNNNNNNNNNNNNNNNNNNNNNNNNNNNNNNNNNNNNNNNNNNNNNNNNNNNNNNNNNNNNNNNNNNNNNNNNNNNNNNNNNNNNNNNNNNNNNNNNNNNNNNNNNNNNNNNNNNNNNNNNNNNNNNNNNNNNNNNNNNNNNNNNNNNNNNNNNNNNNNNNNNNNNNNNNNNNNNNNNNNNNNNNNNNNNNNNNNNNNNNNNNNNNNNNNNNNNNNNNNNNNNNNNNNNNNNNNNNNNNNNNNNNNNNNNNNNNNNNNNNNNNNNNNNNNNNNNNNNNNNNNNNNNNNNNNNNNNNNNNNNNNNNNNNNNNNNNNNNNNNNNNNNNNNNNNNNNNNNNNNNNNNNNNNNNNNNNNNNNNNNNNNNNNNNNNNNNNNNNNNNNNNNNNNNNNNNNNNNNNNNNNNNNNNNNNNNNNNNNNNNNNNNNNNNNNNNNNNNNNNNNNNNNNNNNNNNNNNNNNNNNNNNNNNNNNNNNNNNNNNNNNNNNNNNNNNNNNNNNNNNNNNNNNNNNNNNNNNNNNNNNNNNNNNNNNNNNNNNNNNNNNNNNNNNNNNNNNNNNNNNNNNNNNNNNNNNNNNNNNNNNNNNNNNNNNNNNNNNNNNNNNNNNNNNNNNNNNNNNNNNNNNNNNNNNNNNNNNNNNNNNNNNNNNNNNNNNNNNNNNNNNNNNNNNNNNNNNNNNNNNNNNNNNNNNNNNNNNNNNNNNNNNNNNNNNNNNNNNNNNNNNNNNNNNNNNNNNNNNNNNNNNNNNNNNNNNNNNNNNNNNNNNNNNNNNNNNNNNNNNNNNNNNNNNNNNNNNNNNNNNNNNNNNNNNNNNNNNNNNNNNNNNNNNNNNNNNNNNNNNNNNNNNNNNNNNNNNNNNNNNNNNNNNNNNNNNNNNNNNNNNNNNNNNNNNNNNNNNNNNNNNNNNNNNNNNNNNNNNNNNNNNNNNNNNNNNNNNNNNNNNNNNNNNNNNNNNNNNNNNNNNNNNNNNNNNNNNNNNNNNNNNNNNNNNNNNNNNNNNNNNNNNNNNNNNNNNNNNNNNNNNNNNNNNNNNNNNNNNNNNNNNNNNNNNNNNNNNNNNNNNNNNNNNNNNNNNNNNNNNNNNNNNNNNNNNNNNNNNNNNNNNNNNNNNNNNNNNNNNNNNNNNNNNNNNNNNNNNNNNNNNNNNNNNNNNNNNNNNNNNNNNNNNNNNNNNNNNNNNNNNNNNNNNNNNNNNNNNNNNNNNNNNNNNNNNNNNNNNNNNNNNNNNNNNNNNNNNNNNNNNNNNNNNNNNNNNNNNNNNNNNNNNNNNNNNNNNNNNNNNNNNNNNNNNNNNNNNNNNNNNNNNNNNNNNNNNNNNNNNNNNNNNNNNNNNNNNNNNNNNNNNNNNNNNNNNNNNNNNNNNNNNNNNNNNNNNNNNNNNNNNNNNNNNNNNNNNNNNNNNNNNNNNNNNNNNNNNNNNNNNNNNNNNNNNNNNNNNNNNNNNNNNNNNNNNNNNNNNNNNNNNNNNNNNNNNNNNNNNNNNNNNNNNNNNNNNNNNNNNNNNNNNNNNNNNNNNNNNNNNNNNNNNNNNNNNNNNNNNNNNNNNNNNNNNNNNNNNNNNNNNNNNNNNNNNNNNNNNNNNNNNNNNNNNNNNNNNNNNNNNNNNNNNNNNNNNNNNNNNNNNNNNNNNNNNNNNNNNNNNNNNNNNNNNNNNNNNNNNNNNNNNNNNNNNNNNNNNNNNNNNNNNNNNNNNNNNNNNNNNNNNNNNNNNNNNNNNNNNNNNNNNNNNNNNNNNNNNNNNNNNNNNNNNNNNNNNNNNNNNNNNNNNNNNNNNNNNNNNNNNNNNNNNNNNNNNNNNNNNNNNNNNNNNNNNNNNNNNNNNNNNNNNNNNNNNNNNNNNNNNNNNNNNNNNNNNNNNNNNNNNNNNNNNNNNNNNNNNNNNNNNNNNNNNNNNNNNNNNNNNNNNNNNNNNNNNNNNNNNNNNNNNNNNNNNNNNNNNNNNNNNNNNNNNNNNNNNNNNNNNNNNNNNNNNNNNNNNNNNNNNNNNNNNNNNNNNNNNNNNNNNNNNNNNNNNNNNNNNNNNNNNNNNNNNNNNNNNNNNNNNNNNNNNNNNNNNNNNNNNNNNNNNNNNNNNNNNNNNNNNNNNNNNNNNNNNNNNNNNNNNNNNNNNNNNNNNNNNNNNNNNNNNNNNNNNNNNNNNNNNNNNNNNNNNNNNNNNNNNNNNNNNNNNNNNNNNNNNNNNNNNNNNNNNNNNNNNNNNNNNNNNNNNNNNNNNNNNNNNNNNNNNNNNNNNNNNNNNNNNNNNNNNNNNNNNNNNNNNNNNNNNNNNNNNNNNNNNNNNNNNNNNNNNNNNNNNNNNNNNNNNNNNNNNNNNNNNNNNNNNNNNNNNNNNNNNNNNNNNNNNNNNNNNNNNNNNNNNNNNNNNNNNNNNNNNNNNNNNNNNNNNNNNNNNNNNNNNNNNNNNNNNNNNNNNNNNNNNNNNNNNNNNNNNNNNNNNNNNNNNNNNNNNNNNNNNNNNNNNNNNNNNNNNNNNNNNNNNNNNNNNNNNNNNNNNNNNNNNNNNNNNNNNNNNNNNNNNNNNNNNNNNNNNNNNNNNNNNNNNNNNNNNNNNNNNNNNNNNNNNNNNNNNNNNNNNNNNNNNNNNNNNNNNNNNNNNNNNNNNNNNNNNNNNNNNNNNNNNNNNNNNNNNNNNNNNNNNNNNNNNNNNNNNNNNNNNNNNNNNNNNNNNNNNNNNNNNNNNNNNNNNNNNNNNNNNNNNNNNNNNNNNNNNNNNNNNNNNNNNNNNNNNNNNNNNNNNNNNNNNNNNNNNNNNNNNNNNNNNNNNNNNNNNNNNNNNNNNNNNNNNNNNNNNNNNNNNNNNNNNNNNNNNNNNNNNNNNNNNNNNNNNNNNNNNNNNNNNNNNNNNNNNNNNNNNNNNNNNNNNNNNNNNNNNNNNNNNNNNNNNNNNNNNNNNNNNNNNNNNNNNNNNNNNNNNNNNNNNNNNNNNNNNNNNNNNNNNNNNNNNNNNNNNNNNNNNNNNNNNNNNNNNNNNNNNNNNNNNNNNNNNNNNNNNNNNNNNNNNNNNNNNNNNNNNNNNNNNNNNNNNNNNNNNNNNNNNNNNNNNNNNNNNNNNNNNNNNNNNNNNNNNNNNNNNNNNNNNNNNNNNNNNNNNNNNNNNNNNNNNNNNNNNNNNNNNNNNNNNNNNNNNNNNNNNNNNNNNNNNNNNNNNNNNNNNNNNNNNNNNNNNNNNNNNNNNNNNNNNNNNNNNNNNNNNNNNNNNNNNNNNNNNNNNNNNNNNNNNNNNNNNNNNNNNNNNNNNNNNNNNNNNNNNNNNNNNNNNNNNNNNNNNNNNNNNNNNNNNNNNNNNNNNNNNNNNNNNNNNNNNNNNNNNNNNNNNNNNNNNNNNNNNNNNNNNNNNNNNNNNNNNNNNNNNNNNNNNNNNNNNNNNNNNNNNNNNNNNNNNNNNNNNNNNNNNNNNNNNNNNNNNNNNNNNNNNNNNNNNNNNNNNNNNNNNNNNNNNNNNNNNNNNNNNNNNNNNNNNNNNNNNNNNNNNNNNNNNNNNNNNNNNNNNNNNNNNNNNNNNNNNNNNNNNNNNNNNNNNNNNNNNNNNNNNNNNNNNNNNNNNNNNNNNNNNNNNNNNNNNNNNNNNNNNNNNNNNNNNNNNNNNNNNNNNNNNNNNNNNNNNNNNNNNNNNNNNNNNNNNNNNNNNNNNNNNNNNNNNNNNNNNNNNNNNNNNNNNNNNNNNNNNNNNNNNNNNNNNNNNNNNNNNNNNNNNNNNNNNNNNNNNNNNNNNNNNNN
This DNA window, taken from Meleagris gallopavo isolate NT-WF06-2002-E0010 breed Aviagen turkey brand Nicholas breeding stock unplaced genomic scaffold, Turkey_5.1 ChrUn_random_7180001860754, whole genome shotgun sequence, encodes the following:
- the LOC109363688 gene encoding LOW QUALITY PROTEIN: collagen alpha-1(I) chain-like (The sequence of the model RefSeq protein was modified relative to this genomic sequence to represent the inferred CDS: inserted 1 base in 1 codon), producing MRRPTRAHLRTPTALRAASTGAGGPQHPLPSPANTVLSISPPLSQGEPGAPGNKGDTGAKGEPRSPGSASPRGRSPRSPXGPPGPAGEEGKRGARGEPGPAGLPGPAGERGAPGSRGFPGADGIAGPKGPPGERGSPGAVGPKGSPGEAGRPGEPGLPGAKGLTGSPGSPGPDGKTGPPGPAGQDGRPASVPSPPTQGDPGPKGADGAPGKDGLRGLTGPIGPPGPAGAPGDKGEAGPXGPAGPTGARGAPGDRGEPGPPGPAGFAGPPGADGQPGAKGETGDAGAKGDAGPPGPAGPTGAPGPAGAVGAPGPKGARGSAGPPVSIWVLWGG